A window of Blastocatellia bacterium genomic DNA:
TATTAATAATTCTTCTATAGGACTGTATCCTCAGTTAGTACAAAAACGAGATAGCCAACGTCAAAAATTAGGTTTAGGTAAATGGTCAGCAATGGTTTTGGCAGTATTTTCAACTTTTTTTCGTGTTCCATTGCTCCAAGTTTCATTAGAAGTAGATGAGAGAATAATTAAATCAGATTCCCCCTTTGTATTTGTTGGTAACAATATGTATAAAATGAATTTGTTGAATCTTGGAACTAGGGATGGCTTAGACAAAGGCGAGATTTGTTTATATATGGCTAATCGTGGAGGTCGTTTTGGTTTAGTTAGATTGTCTTTATTTGCACTACTTGGACGATTAAACCAAACGAAAGATTTTCGTATTGAGAGAGCAAAAGAAATTTGGATTGAAACAAAAAAAAGACGCTTAAGAGTCGCTTTAGATGGGGAAGTCCAACGCCTTTATCCACCACTACATTACACTGTTCTTCATAAAGCCTTAAAAGTGATTGTTCCTAAGCCAAATAATCTAGGAAATAAGCTATGAAAGTAATTGCTCATATTTCTGATTTACATTTTGGACGGGAAGACAAAAAAGTTGCAGAAGCTTTGTTAAATGACCTTACTACTTTTTCACCAAATCTAGTTGTTGTTAGTGGAGATTTAACACAACGTGCAAAGATAAAAGAATTTATTGCTGCACGAGAATTTCTTGAACGCTTGCCAGTAAATTACTTAGTTGTACCAGGTAATCACGATATACCACTTTATAACCTAATACATAGAGTGACTAAACCACTAGAACGTTACTGCCAGTATATTACCAGTGATTTAGCACCTACTTATTTAGATGATGAAATTGCTGTGTTAGGAGTTAATTCAACACGTTCATTAAATTGGAAAAATGGAGCAATTTCAAGTAAGCAAATTTTAGAGTTGTCTAAAAAATTACAAGAATTTTCACCTACAATTTTTAAGATGATAGTCACCCACCATCAATTTATTCCTGCACCAGGAAAAAAACTTCAACCAATTATTCGACGCGCACCAGAAACATTAAAAACCCTGGAGTCTGCTGGCGTAGATTTGATTTTAGCTGGACATCTTCATATTGGTTATAATGATGATGCACGCGCTCACCATTCGGTTAACAAATCAATTATTGTTGCTCAAGCAGGCACGGCTATTTCTACGCGCTATCGAGGAGAGGCTAATACTTATAATGTAATTAGTGTTAATCCTGACACAGTTACTATTATGGTTCGTAGTTGGAATGGCAATACTTTTACTGAAGTAAATACAAGTAATTATATAAGAGAAAATTTATTTTGGCATAGACAATAAATAGTAATATACAAACAAATAATAGTATTGTTATAATCTGCCACAACAAATTAGACAATTATGTCTAAGCCTTTAGATTTCAACACTAAACCCCAAAGGAAATATTATGAAAATTACCAAATATATAATCACAAGCTTGTTAGTATTTATGTTATGTTTCCATACAGCCCTAGCAGAAGATTTCACCCA
This region includes:
- a CDS encoding NAD(+)/NADH kinase, whose product is MTDPMKAVVIINKGGGSFAKLPDDNQTNYLTDLFKTANIEAEIHLVKGKKILSTALKAAETKTDVIVAGGGDGTISTVASTLIDKNIPLGILPLGTLNHFSKDLKIPQDLTSAIKVISENYIFACDIGQVNNVTFINNSSIGLYPQLVQKRDSQRQKLGLGKWSAMVLAVFSTFFRVPLLQVSLEVDERIIKSDSPFVFVGNNMYKMNLLNLGTRDGLDKGEICLYMANRGGRFGLVRLSLFALLGRLNQTKDFRIERAKEIWIETKKRRLRVALDGEVQRLYPPLHYTVLHKALKVIVPKPNNLGNKL
- a CDS encoding metallophosphoesterase, with the translated sequence MKVIAHISDLHFGREDKKVAEALLNDLTTFSPNLVVVSGDLTQRAKIKEFIAAREFLERLPVNYLVVPGNHDIPLYNLIHRVTKPLERYCQYITSDLAPTYLDDEIAVLGVNSTRSLNWKNGAISSKQILELSKKLQEFSPTIFKMIVTHHQFIPAPGKKLQPIIRRAPETLKTLESAGVDLILAGHLHIGYNDDARAHHSVNKSIIVAQAGTAISTRYRGEANTYNVISVNPDTVTIMVRSWNGNTFTEVNTSNYIRENLFWHRQ